From the genome of Acidobacteriota bacterium:
GATCGGCCCTCGTCATGGCGTTGATCCAGACCGGCAAGATCGAGGCGATCGTCGGCGTAAGCTGCATCTCGGTCCTGGAGCGGGCGTTCCCCTACATGGAGTCGGCGGCGATTCCGGGCGTCGCGATCCCGTTGCTGCAGGACGACTGCAAGGACACGGCGGTCGACGTCGAGTGGGTCTGGGACTTCATCCATACGACCAGCGACGACCGGACGCGGCGCCTCGATCTCGACGCGCTGCGCAAGGACGTGGAGAGCTGGTTCGAGCCGGCGACGCTCGATACGCTGTTCGGCGGTCCGGCCGCCAGCGAGACCGAGACCCTCGCCCGCGCCGAACTGACCCGCGCCGGCAAGCGGTGGCGGCCGTTCCTGACGGTTTGCGTCCACCAGGCGCTACAGGACGATCCGCACGCGCCGGTGCCGGACGCGCTCCGCCAGGTCGCGGTGGCGGTCGAGTGCTTCCACAAGGCGTCGCTGATCCACGACGACATCGAGGACGGCGACACGCTCCGTTACGGCGAACCGACGCTGCATGCGACGCACGGCGTGCCGGCCGCCATCAACGTGGGCGACCTCCTCATCGGCGAGGGCTACCGACTGCTCGCGGAATGCGGCTTCCCGCCGGACGTGCGCGCCGCCATGACGGCGATCGCGGCCCGCGGCCACCGCACCCTCTGCCTCGGCCAGGGCGAGGAGCTGTTGTGGGCGCGCAGCCCGAAGCCGCTCGGCTCGCGGAAGGTGCTGGAGATCTTCCGGCAGAAGACCGCCCCGGCCTTCGGGGTTGCGCTCGAGCTGGGGGCGGCGGCGGCGCGGGCCGAGCCGGAGGTGTTCGAGACCCTGCGCAAGTACAGCGACGCGCTCGGCATCGCCTACCAGATCCGCGACGATCTGGACGACTTCGCGCCTTCCGCCGACGCGCCGGACGACATCGCGGCGCTCCGTCCGTCGCTGCCGCTCGCGGTGGGTTACGAGCAGGCGAAGACGGAGCCGGAGCTGCGGCCGATCCTCGCGCGGGCCTGGCGCCGCGAGCGGGTGAACGGCAGCGCCTCGCCGGAACGCCTGCGCGCCCTGCTCGACCAGTTCGATTCGGTCGAGCGGAGCCGGCGGATGATGGAAGGCTACAAGGAAGAGGCGATCCGCTCGCTGCCCGGCCTCACCAACCCGAGCCTCAAGGGGTTGCTGCGCCGGGTGATCGGCAAGATCTTCAGCGTCGAGATTCAAGGCTGGTGCAGTGAGTTTGAGGCTCGAAATGCTGCAGGTGGCCAGAGTGTCGCCGAAGCTTCTCGGTGATGCGGCCGACCTGACCGCGAACTTCTTCTCCTCCCGGCTGAATCCCGACGGCGGCTTTCAGGATCGCGACGGCGCGAGCGACCTCTACTACACCGTCTTCGGCCTCGAGGGACTGATCGCCCTGCAGCGCGAGCCGCCGTCGGACCAAGTGCGGCCGTTCCTGGCGAGACACGACGACCCCGCGGCGCTGGACTTCGTGCATGCCGCCTGCCTCGCCCGTTGCTGGGCCGACATCGGCGCGGCGGACGAGGCGCCGGCCGACGCGCTGCGCGCGCGGATCGAGGCGCACCGGACGCCGGACGGCGGCTATAGCCAGACGCCGGACGCGGAACACGGCTCGGCCTACGGCTGCTTCCTCGCCGTCGGCGCCTACGAGGACCTGGGCGATGCGGTTCCGGATCCCGGGGGCGTTGTCGCCTGCCTGGAGGGTCTGCGCGTGGAGGACGGCGGCTACGCGAACGACCCTTCCATCCCGGTGGGCCTGACGCCCCCGACCGCCGCGGCGCTCACCCTGTTGCGGCGCCTGTCGCACCCGGCGGCGCCCGAAGCGGCGGAGTGGCTGCTCGCGCAGCATGCCGCCGAGGGCGGCTTCCGCGTAGGACCGGTGGTCCCGGCCCCCGACCTGCTGTCGACCGCGACCGCCATCCACGCCCTGGCCGGCGCCCACGTGAACCTGGAGCCCATCCGGGAACCGTGCCTCGACTTCATCGACAGCCTCTGGAGCAACTCCGGCGGCTTCTACGGCACCTGGGACGACGACGTGCAGGACTGCGAATACACGTACTACGCGCTCCTCGCCCTCGGGCACCTGAGTTTCTGAATGGCGTTCGACGACCAGCTCGCCGGCGCGCTCGAAGAGACGCTCGACCGGATGACCGACACCCTGCTGGCCAGCCGCAACGGCGCCGGGCACTGGGAAGGCGAGCTGTCATCATCCGCCCTCTCCACCGCGACGGCCGTCATCGCACTCACGCTCCATGCCCGCGCCGACCGGCTGGCGGCGCCAGATTCCCAAGCTGCCGGGCTCACGGCGCCAGGTCCCCGCACCGGAGAGGGGGCGGCACCCGGTTCCAACGCTGGCAGGCACTCGGCTTCAGATCCCGGCACCGGCGGGCAGGCACCGCCGGGTCCCCTCGCCACCGCCGGCGTCGACTGGCTGATCCGGACGCAGCTTGACGACGGAGGCTGGGGCGATACGACCGACAGTCCCGCCAATGTCAGCACTACCGCGCTCTGCTGGGCGGCGGTGACGATCGCCGGCGCCGGACGTCCGGGCGTCGACGCGGCGCTGGAGCGGGTCCGGGCCTGGATGACGCGGGCCGCCGGCAGCCTGGAACCGCCCGCGCTGGCCCGAACCATCCGCCTCCGCTACGGCAAGGACCGCACCTTCTCGGTCCCGATTCTCACGGTGCTGGCCCTGGCGGGCCTTCTGGACGACGACGCAGGTCGAGACGGCTGGCAGCACGTGCCGCAACTGCCGTTCGAGCTCGCCGCCGTTCCGCCCGCGTGGTATCGCTGGCTGCGCCTGCCGGTCGTCAGCTACGCGCTGCCGGCCCTCATCGCGATCGGCCTGGCGCGGCACAGGCAACGGCCGACGCGCAACCCAGTCACCCGCCTCCTGCGCGGCGCCGTCACCCCCCGGACCCTGCGCCAACTCACGACGCTGCAGCCGAGCACCGGCGGCTTTCTCGAAGCGACACCGCTCACCAGCTTCGTCGTCATGAGCCTGGTGGCGGCGGGAGAAACCTCGCATCCGGTCGTCGCCCACGGCATCGACTTCCTCGAACGCTCCGCCCGAGCCGACGGGAGCTGGCCCATCGACACGAACCTCGCCACCTGGGTCACCACGCTCGGCATCAACGCGATGTCGCGCCGCCCCGGCTGGCAGGAGCGGCTTCCCGACGAAGAGCGCCAGCTCCTTATCCGTTGGCTACTCGATCAACAGCACCGCGAGGTCCACGTCTACACCGACGCCGCCCCCGGAGGCTGGGCATGGACCGATCTCCCCGGCGGGGTTCCGGACGCCGACGACACGCCGGGCGCCCTGCTCGCCCTGCACACACTGTCGGGCGCAAACCCTGTCCCGTCGCTTGAAGCCCCAACCCTCGATGCCGCCTGCGCAGGGATCGGGTGGCTGCTCGACCTGCAGAACCGCGACGGCGGCATCCCCACCTTCTGCCGGGGCTGGGGCGCGCTGCCGTTCGACCGGAGCAGCCCCGACCTCACCGCCCACACC
Proteins encoded in this window:
- a CDS encoding DUF116 domain-containing protein is translated as METATPTVPLPLVSLPRAVPEMPNRPPQENIPQTRGERELILRQVKAYVAEAENELTPPLVLDELRQRAEALVARHGIDSKYVDYVGIVLSNEVWREQLSAVPYDRRLLLMPKCLRVEDRCPAPFDEFGLLCKQCGLCSIQDLQEEAERLGYAVLVAEGSALVMALIQTGKIEAIVGVSCISVLERAFPYMESAAIPGVAIPLLQDDCKDTAVDVEWVWDFIHTTSDDRTRRLDLDALRKDVESWFEPATLDTLFGGPAASETETLARAELTRAGKRWRPFLTVCVHQALQDDPHAPVPDALRQVAVAVECFHKASLIHDDIEDGDTLRYGEPTLHATHGVPAAINVGDLLIGEGYRLLAECGFPPDVRAAMTAIAARGHRTLCLGQGEELLWARSPKPLGSRKVLEIFRQKTAPAFGVALELGAAAARAEPEVFETLRKYSDALGIAYQIRDDLDDFAPSADAPDDIAALRPSLPLAVGYEQAKTEPELRPILARAWRRERVNGSASPERLRALLDQFDSVERSRRMMEGYKEEAIRSLPGLTNPSLKGLLRRVIGKIFSVEIQGWCSEFEARNAAGGQSVAEASR
- a CDS encoding squalene--hopene cyclase; translated protein: MAFDDQLAGALEETLDRMTDTLLASRNGAGHWEGELSSSALSTATAVIALTLHARADRLAAPDSQAAGLTAPGPRTGEGAAPGSNAGRHSASDPGTGGQAPPGPLATAGVDWLIRTQLDDGGWGDTTDSPANVSTTALCWAAVTIAGAGRPGVDAALERVRAWMTRAAGSLEPPALARTIRLRYGKDRTFSVPILTVLALAGLLDDDAGRDGWQHVPQLPFELAAVPPAWYRWLRLPVVSYALPALIAIGLARHRQRPTRNPVTRLLRGAVTPRTLRQLTTLQPSTGGFLEATPLTSFVVMSLVAAGETSHPVVAHGIDFLERSARADGSWPIDTNLATWVTTLGINAMSRRPGWQERLPDEERQLLIRWLLDQQHREVHVYTDAAPGGWAWTDLPGGVPDADDTPGALLALHTLSGANPVPSLEAPTLDAACAGIGWLLDLQNRDGGIPTFCRGWGALPFDRSSPDLTAHTIRAWNTWRPALPGALAERVERATLRAVHYLEQSQQPDGSWIPLWFGNQQAPDDANPVYGTARVLEGLASLDDDTAPHATELRAASWLAAARSPDGGWGGAPGVSPSIEETAVALGALATWRQRARSSSSGRTGSLDSTSLSAVDTSIEMGVRWLIDATDHGQRVPATPIGLYFARLWYSEALYPRVFTLAALASAAHHVRTESGGCSEVSPSPEA